A section of the Micromonas commoda chromosome 14, complete sequence genome encodes:
- a CDS encoding predicted protein: MSAFGRSALRGFAATSDDAKPDGGGCEPTFKGAYCESVAVELGTERTPVRVGFETGRVARLTDGAIVASMGDSRVICAAVCSRDENPDAGFFPLQVDYRERHSAFGKIPPTFTRREGAPKDREVLAMRVVDRAIRPLFPKSFSRDTSVQAIVLATDQSQDPAVLAVNGASAALSVSSIPWNGPVGAVRVSVLGDGNEIILNPSDKDVEASKLTLFYAGNENRTLMIEAQAGTADEGGVPESVVASALRAAHEAAKVLIEPQRRLQRAIGKEKLDPVQQTPEQAKLRHDVFDRSSEKLRALYKEEIQCKHTRGKRMAELKDEIVNSMTEEGMSFTNNDVEQAFFWVSSRVMRDMIFEDKKRVDGRGIRELRQLGAESNVLPVVHGSSIFERGNTQALATVTIGKLIDAQKLDAPVGPDNRRMMLHYSFPSFSINETPRRGGLSRREIGHGALAEKSLAGIIPAAKEWPFAVRINAETMESNGSSSMAAVCSGSLALMDAGVPIKEHVGAISVGLVMDEDEQTGKVTRYELLSDIMGLEDVLGDMDFKIAGTRGGITGIQLDCKPAGIPLDILIEAMDVASIARSAVIDEMDRAISKPRSRDDSEDGAQFTTVRMDRSLIGRLIGPKGDTIRELERTTGAKVSIHEEDDAGVDDQCTLGIFAGTRPGLDAALEKIQLIAWVPKEGDVVKAKVVNQLAYGWFLRLPNEQDGLLHASEYLHTRKVDPMKDNIFQIGEEVLVKIKDVSDGRVGLSVKALSPAPEGTEVGRRGSRAGAGFERNEDGSLKRPLRRLKD, translated from the coding sequence ATGAGCGCTTTCGGGAGGTCAGCCCTTCGCGGGTTCGCCGccacgagcgacgacgcgaaacCCGATGGAGGAGGTTGCGAGCCCACGTTCAAGGGCGCCTACTgcgagtccgtcgccgtggagctcGGGACCGAGCGCACGCCAGTGAGAGTAGGGTTCGAGACCGGAAGGGTGGCACGACTCACAGACGGCGCGATCGTGGCGAGCATGGGAGACTCGAGGGTGATTtgcgcggcggtgtgctCGCGCGATGAGAACCCGGACGCGGGGTTCTTCCCTCTGCAAGTGGATTACCGTGAAAGACATAGCGCGTTCGGTAAGATCCCACCGACGTtcacgcggcgcgagggtgctcCGAAGGACCGTGAGGTGCTCGCCATGCGCGTCGTGGATCGAGCGATTCGCCCTCTGTTCCCCAAGTCCTTCTCCAGGGACACCAGTGTGCAGGCAATCGTTCTGGCCACGGACCAGTCGCAGGATCCAGCCGTGCTCGCGGTGAACGGCGCTTCCGCAGCGCTGTCTGTGTCGTCCATACCCTGGAATGGTCCTGTGGGGGCCGTGCGTGTTTCCGTGTTGGGCGACGGCAACGAGATAATTCTGAACCCCTCCGAcaaggacgtcgaggccaGCAAGCTTACGCTGTTTTACGCCGGAAACGAAAATCGCACTCTGATGATCGAGGCGCAAGCCGGCACCGCAGACGAAGGCGGCGTTCCCGAGTCCGTCGTGGCGAGTGCGCTACGAgccgcgcacgaggcggcgaaggttTTGATCGAGCCCCAACGCAGGCTgcagcgcgcgatcggcAAGGAAAAGCTGGATCCAGTGCAGCAAACCCCAGAACAGGCAAAGTTAAGACACGACGTGTTTGACCGCTCGAGCGAAAAACTTCGCGCTCTGTACAAGGAGGAGATTCAGTGCAAGCACACGCGCGGGAAGAGAATGGCGGAACTTAAGGATGAGATCGTAAACTCGATGACAGAGGAAGGGATGTCGTTCACCAACAACGACGTCGAACAAGCTTTCTTTTGGGTAAGTTCACGCGTGATGCGGGACATGATCTTTGAGGACAAGAAGAGAgtggacgggcgcgggattcgcgagctgcgccaACTCGGTGCGGAGTCAAACGTATTGCCGGTGGTACATGGATCTTCCATCTTCGAGCGTGGGAACACCCAGGCGTTGGCGACTGTGACAATTGGCAAATTGATTGATGCACAGAAGCttgacgcgcccgtcggtcCAGATAACCGACGCATGATGCTGCACTATTCGTTCCCTTCGTTCTCCATCAACGAGACCCCGAGGCGCGGAGGTTTATCACGACGCGAGATTGGTCACGGCGCGCTGGCCGAAAAGTCTCTCGCTGGTATAATCCCAGCGGCGAAGGAATGGCCGTTTGCGGTTCGCATAAACGCAGAGACGATGGAGAGCAACGGGAGCTCCTCCATGGCAGCAGTTTGTTCCGGCTCTTTGGCGCTgatggacgcgggcgtgCCCATCAAAGAACATGTCGGTGCCATATCTGTTGGTCTGGTTATGGATGAGGACGAGCAGACGGGCAAGGTGACGCGTTATGAGCTGCTGTCGGATATCATGGGCTTGGAGGATGTGCTCGGGGATATGGACTTTAAGATTGCGGGAACGCGCGGTGGGATCACGGGAATCCAACTCGACTGCAAGCCCGCAGGGATCCCACTCGACATTCTGATCGAGGCTAtggacgtcgcgtccatcgcaAGAAGCGCGGTGATCGACGAGATGGATCGTGCCATTTCCAAGCCCAGGAGCAGGGACGACTCCGAGGACGGCGCACAGTTTACCACGGTTCGCATGGACCGCAGCCTGATTGGTCGCCTGATAGGCCCCAAGGGCGATACTATCCGCGAACTGGAGCGAACTACGGGCGCAAAGGTGAGCATCCACGAAGAAGACGACGCTGGAGTTGATGACCAGTGCACCCTAGGTATCTTCGCGGGCACCAGGCCCgggttggacgcggcgcttgAGAAGATTCAGTTGATTGCTTGGGTGCCAAAAGAGGGTGATGTTGTGAAGGCCAAGGTGGTCAATCAGCTCGCGTATGGATGGTTTTTGAGGTTGCCGAACGAGCAGGACGGGCTTTTACACGCCAGCGAATACTTGCACACGAGGAAGGTTGATCCGATGAAGGACAATATTTTTCAAATCGGTGAAGAGGTGTTGGTGAAAATAAAAGACGTgagcgacgggcgggtcggTCTCAGCGT